In Cololabis saira isolate AMF1-May2022 chromosome 14, fColSai1.1, whole genome shotgun sequence, a single genomic region encodes these proteins:
- the LOC133459974 gene encoding P2Y purinoceptor 3: protein MGLSRASGTPPHPGFLVTAHPNSSGSLPTSSLPASSCSIDESYKYVFLPVCYSVTFIFSLMLNSVVLLRSCRHHSGGVGSGRRWNTSLIYMVNLATTDLMYGLSLPFLVASYVLRDRWVFGDFMCRLVRFLFYFNLYCSIFFLTCISVHRYLGICHPMRTITLESKRVVKGTCALVWVVVFVLTCPIFRFAQTGSVVRGGTRTVGSEGMIGGENRTDEEFGEEYMNCWDDAIDKEFADYVPYGIILHVIGFFVPFVIIAWCYSQVVRTIFQTLRTPPSSLEGGDDSPAGDGGLEGVRDRERTSVSISGSQYSHYIRRRRKSIKTIVTITLLFALCFLPFHVTRTLFLLLRRGLWEFGSCNTMKTVSICYKVTRPLASCNAWLNALLYFLTGDQGTPCCGSLEQNIRRDRRNGSLWWPLTILRKDGAAEDDHEGAEKAETELHMEDESKSSRVIF, encoded by the exons ATGGGACTGAGCCGAGCCTCTGGCACGCCGCCACATCCCGGATTCTTGGTGACTGCCCATCCCAACAGTTCCGGCAGCTTGCCCACCTCGTCTTTGCCTGCGTCGTCCTGCAGTATTGATGAATCCTACAAGTATGTCTTCCTGCCCGTCTGCTACTCGGTGACCTTCATCTTTAGCCTGATGCTCAACTCGGTGGTGCTGCTGCGCTCGTGCCGCCACCACAGCGGCGGGGTTGGTAGCGGTCGGCGCTGGAACACTTCCCTGATCTACATGGTGAACTTGGCCACCACCGACCTCATGTACGGCCTGTCGCTGCCCTTCCTGGTGGCGAGCTACGTTCTGAGGGACCGGTGGGTGTTCGGGGACTTCATGTGCCGCCTTGTACGCTTCCTCTTCTACTTCAACCTCTACTGCTCCATTTTCTTCCTCACCTGCATCTCTGTTCACAG GTATCTGGGCATCTGCCATCCAATGAGGACCATCACTCTGGAGAGCAAGCGGGTGGTGAAGGGGACCTGTGCGCTGGTTTGGGTGGTGGTCTTTGTGCTCACCTGCCCTATCTTCAGGTTCGCCCAGACTGGGAGTGTTGTGAGAGGGGGCACCAGGACCGTTGGGTCTGAGGGGATGATAGGTGGTGAGAACAGGACAGATGAAGAGTTCGGGGAGGAGTACATGAACTGCTGGGATGATGCCATCGACAAGGAGTTTGCTGATTATGTTCCATACGGCATCATCCTACATGTAATAGGTTTCTTTGTTCCCTTTGTCATCATCGCTTGGTGTTACTCTCAGGTGGTCCGGACGATATTCCAGACCCTCCGCACCCCACCCAGTTCATTAGAGGGTGGCGACGACAGTCCGGCAGGGGACGGAGGATTGGAGGGTGTTCGAGATCGGGAGAGAACCTCAGTTTCCATCTCTGGCTCCCAGTACTCGCACTACATCCGACGAAGGCGTAAATCCATAAAGACAATCGTGACCATCACGCTGCTGTTTGCGCTGTGCTTCCTGCCCTTCCATGTGACTCGTACGCTGTTCCTGCTCCTGCGGCGGGGACTTTGGGAGTTCGGGAGCTGCAACACCATGAAGACCGTTTCCATCTGCTATAAGGTCACTCGGCCACTGGCCTCCTGCAACGCTTGGCTCAACGCTCTCCTCTACTTCTTGACAGGAGATCAAGGTACTCCATGCTGCGGGTCATTAGAACAAAACATCCGCCGTGACCGCCGCAATGGCTCGCTCTGGTGGCCGCTGACGATACTGAGAAAAGATGGAGCAGCAGAGGACGATCACGAGGGGGCCGAGAAGGctgagacggagctgcacatgGAGGATGAATCCAAGTCCTCCAGGGTCATCTTCTAG
- the LOC133459975 gene encoding uncharacterized protein LOC133459975 isoform X2 — translation MSSISEEEWRDAMTKIFDKLTKDQYKKMLIIVDFSTPQKKTEKFKRELPQAILEKYGLEESIMKVNKAMEEIPRKDQGVQNLLRPFVEKLGKQEAGPALEADPAGAPELEHTRKDEDPTLNSSQPTETVKVPRKTIQELKTSGQLDQKFIIGKIVQKSDPATYLTKKKEKKFFFKLGIADETDCIKVIVYGKERFQDLKLGCFYNFRDVIVDMEENVIKVTEKTRISKTAPFDIPKNLELEAAKLINQPVCCIAEVQTYEDKTAVSVEGTVKTIDSSKRVPLKKDKRMKKDKQEFELQDDTGTIRICMWGEHTKHLCGISLGDRATVTNVKTNRFRDIPVSLNSTDLTKIVKLASAAPQNITMMIIGLTKATTLETELEAQINDQMATFVAASSLLVKELGIPMGANFEARLLDQLPFSAEAQIKGNKILQLKAVQKTQQ, via the exons ATGTCATCAATTTCAGAGGAAGAGTGGAGGGACGCAATGACCAAGATCTTTGACAAGCTAACTAAAGACCAGTACAAGAAGATGCTGATAATTGTTGACTTTTCAACTCcacaaaagaaaactgaaaagtTCAAAAGGGAGTTGCCCCAAGCAATCCTAGAGAAGTATGGATTAGAAGAATCCATCATGAAAGTCAACAAAGCAATGGAAGAGATACCAAGGAAAGACCAAGGTGTCCAGAATCTGCTGCGTCCCTTTGTTGAGAAATTGG GTAAACAGGAGGCCGGTCCAGCTCTGGAG GCTGATCCTGCTGGAGCACCAGAACTTGAACACACGAGAAAGGATGAAGATCCAACCCTGAATTCATCTCAGCCGACTGAAACTGTCAAAGTACCG AGAAAAACCATCCAGGAGCTGAAAACCAGCGGTCAACTCGACCAAAAATTCATTATAGGGAAAATTGTGCAGAAATCTGACCCGGCCACTtacctaacaaaaaaaaaggaaaagaagtttTTCTTCAAGCTGGGAATTGCTGACGAGACAGATTGCATCAAGGTGATCGTGTACGGAAAAGAGCGCTTTCAAGATTTAAAGCTGGGCTGCTTCTACAACTTCAGAGATGTAATCGTGGACATGGAGGAGAACGTCATTAAAGTTACAGaaaagaccaggatttcaaagaCGGCTCCGTTTGATATCCCCAAGAATCTTGAGCTGGAAGCTGCCAAACTCATTAATCAGCCTGTTTGCTGCATCGCAGAAGTCCAAACATACGAAGACAAGACTGCAGTGAGTGTTGAAGGAACTGTGAAAACG ATTGATTCCTCCAAACGTGTTCCGCTAAAAAAGGACAAAAGGATGAAGAAAGACAAGCAAGAGTTTGAGCTACAGGATGATACAGGTACCATCAGGATATGCATGTGGGGCGAacacaccaaacacctctgtgGAATATCACTTGGAGATCGTGCCACGGTGACCAACGTCAAGACCAATCGATTCAGAGATATTCCAGTGTCTCTGAACTCAACTGACCTCACCAAAATTGTCAAG CTGGCGAGTGCTGCCCCCCAGAACATCACCATGATGATTATTGGCCTCACTAAAGCTACAACGCTGGAGACTGAGCTGGAAGCACAGATCAACGACCAGATGGCCACGTTCGTTGCAGCTTCTTCTCTCCTGGTCAAAGAGTTGGGGATCCCAATGGGGGCCAACTTTGAAGCGAGGCTCCTAGACCAATTACCGTTTTCAGCCGAAGcacaaataaaaggaaataagaTCCTCCAGCTCAAAGCTGTTCAGAAGACCCAGCAGTAG
- the LOC133459975 gene encoding uncharacterized protein LOC133459975 isoform X1 yields MSSISEEEWRDAMTKIFDKLTKDQYKKMLIIVDFSTPQKKTEKFKRELPQAILEKYGLEESIMKVNKAMEEIPRKDQGVQNLLRPFVEKLGKQEAGPALEADPAGAPELEHTRKDEDPTLNSSQPTETVKVPGREIPAMRKTIQELKTSGQLDQKFIIGKIVQKSDPATYLTKKKEKKFFFKLGIADETDCIKVIVYGKERFQDLKLGCFYNFRDVIVDMEENVIKVTEKTRISKTAPFDIPKNLELEAAKLINQPVCCIAEVQTYEDKTAVSVEGTVKTIDSSKRVPLKKDKRMKKDKQEFELQDDTGTIRICMWGEHTKHLCGISLGDRATVTNVKTNRFRDIPVSLNSTDLTKIVKLASAAPQNITMMIIGLTKATTLETELEAQINDQMATFVAASSLLVKELGIPMGANFEARLLDQLPFSAEAQIKGNKILQLKAVQKTQQ; encoded by the exons ATGTCATCAATTTCAGAGGAAGAGTGGAGGGACGCAATGACCAAGATCTTTGACAAGCTAACTAAAGACCAGTACAAGAAGATGCTGATAATTGTTGACTTTTCAACTCcacaaaagaaaactgaaaagtTCAAAAGGGAGTTGCCCCAAGCAATCCTAGAGAAGTATGGATTAGAAGAATCCATCATGAAAGTCAACAAAGCAATGGAAGAGATACCAAGGAAAGACCAAGGTGTCCAGAATCTGCTGCGTCCCTTTGTTGAGAAATTGG GTAAACAGGAGGCCGGTCCAGCTCTGGAG GCTGATCCTGCTGGAGCACCAGAACTTGAACACACGAGAAAGGATGAAGATCCAACCCTGAATTCATCTCAGCCGACTGAAACTGTCAAAGTACCG GGTAGAGAAATTCCAGCCATG AGAAAAACCATCCAGGAGCTGAAAACCAGCGGTCAACTCGACCAAAAATTCATTATAGGGAAAATTGTGCAGAAATCTGACCCGGCCACTtacctaacaaaaaaaaaggaaaagaagtttTTCTTCAAGCTGGGAATTGCTGACGAGACAGATTGCATCAAGGTGATCGTGTACGGAAAAGAGCGCTTTCAAGATTTAAAGCTGGGCTGCTTCTACAACTTCAGAGATGTAATCGTGGACATGGAGGAGAACGTCATTAAAGTTACAGaaaagaccaggatttcaaagaCGGCTCCGTTTGATATCCCCAAGAATCTTGAGCTGGAAGCTGCCAAACTCATTAATCAGCCTGTTTGCTGCATCGCAGAAGTCCAAACATACGAAGACAAGACTGCAGTGAGTGTTGAAGGAACTGTGAAAACG ATTGATTCCTCCAAACGTGTTCCGCTAAAAAAGGACAAAAGGATGAAGAAAGACAAGCAAGAGTTTGAGCTACAGGATGATACAGGTACCATCAGGATATGCATGTGGGGCGAacacaccaaacacctctgtgGAATATCACTTGGAGATCGTGCCACGGTGACCAACGTCAAGACCAATCGATTCAGAGATATTCCAGTGTCTCTGAACTCAACTGACCTCACCAAAATTGTCAAG CTGGCGAGTGCTGCCCCCCAGAACATCACCATGATGATTATTGGCCTCACTAAAGCTACAACGCTGGAGACTGAGCTGGAAGCACAGATCAACGACCAGATGGCCACGTTCGTTGCAGCTTCTTCTCTCCTGGTCAAAGAGTTGGGGATCCCAATGGGGGCCAACTTTGAAGCGAGGCTCCTAGACCAATTACCGTTTTCAGCCGAAGcacaaataaaaggaaataagaTCCTCCAGCTCAAAGCTGTTCAGAAGACCCAGCAGTAG